A single window of Streptomyces griseoviridis DNA harbors:
- a CDS encoding 5'-3' exonuclease — protein sequence MRDVTGRLMLLDTASLYFRAYFGVPESVKAPDGTPVNAVRGLLEFIDRLVKDHRPDSLVACMDADWRPQWRVDLIPSYKAHRVAEEQPSGPDTEEVPDTLSPQVPIIESVLDALGIARVGVAAYEADDVIGTFTARATGPVDIVTGDRDLYQLVDDARGVRVLYPLKGVGSLQLTDESTLREKYGVDGRGYAALATLRGDPSDGLPGVPGIGEKTAAKLLAEFGDLAGIIAAIDDPKAKLTPSQRKRLDESRPYLAVAPKVVKVADDVPLPDVDPALPHTPRDPAAVAELGTRWGLGGSLHRLLTTLDA from the coding sequence ATGCGGGACGTGACCGGACGATTGATGCTCCTCGACACCGCCTCGCTCTACTTCCGCGCCTACTTCGGCGTCCCGGAGTCCGTGAAGGCCCCCGACGGCACCCCCGTGAACGCCGTGCGCGGACTCCTCGAATTCATCGACCGCCTGGTCAAGGACCACCGGCCGGACTCCCTCGTGGCCTGCATGGACGCCGACTGGCGCCCCCAGTGGCGGGTCGACCTGATCCCCTCCTACAAGGCGCACCGGGTCGCCGAGGAACAGCCGTCGGGCCCGGACACCGAGGAGGTCCCCGACACCCTCTCCCCGCAGGTCCCGATCATCGAGTCGGTCCTCGACGCGCTGGGCATCGCCCGGGTGGGCGTCGCCGCCTACGAGGCCGACGACGTGATCGGCACCTTCACCGCGCGGGCCACGGGACCGGTCGACATCGTCACCGGCGACCGCGACCTCTACCAGCTGGTCGACGACGCCCGCGGGGTACGGGTCCTGTATCCCCTCAAGGGCGTCGGCAGCCTCCAGCTCACCGACGAGTCGACCCTGCGCGAGAAGTACGGCGTGGACGGCCGCGGCTACGCGGCCCTCGCGACCCTCCGCGGCGACCCCAGCGACGGCCTGCCCGGCGTCCCCGGCATCGGCGAGAAGACGGCCGCGAAACTGCTCGCCGAGTTCGGTGACCTGGCCGGGATCATCGCCGCGATCGACGACCCGAAGGCGAAGCTGACACCGTCGCAGCGCAAGCGCCTCGACGAGTCCCGCCCCTACCTCGCGGTGGCGCCGAAGGTCGTCAAGGTCGCCGACGACGTCCCGCTCCCGGACGTCGACCCGGCGCTCCCGCACACCCCGCGCGACCCGGCGGCGGTGGCGGAGCTGGGCACCCGCTGGGGCCTGGGCGGCTCACTGCACCGCCTGCTCACCACCCTCGACGCGTAG
- a CDS encoding siderophore-interacting protein — protein sequence MAERPARKPRTPHSAQVVRTERLTPHMQRVVLGGESLGGFAADTCTDHYVKLLFPAGGAVYPEPFDMERIRAEFPRDQWPVTRTYTVRDWNAEQREMTLDFVIHGDEGLAGPWAQRVKPGETVLFMGPGGAYTPAPDADWHLLVGDESALPAIARSLEALPAGARAHAFVEVSGPEEEQKIDSDVEVTWLHRGDRPVGEPLLDAVRALEFPEGRVHAFVHGEAHFVKELRHLLRVEKALPREDLSISGYWRLGHNEDGWQASKREWNARIEVEQEGAAPAA from the coding sequence ATGGCAGAACGCCCGGCACGCAAGCCGCGCACACCCCACTCCGCGCAGGTCGTCCGCACCGAACGGCTGACACCCCACATGCAGCGCGTGGTGCTCGGCGGCGAGAGTCTGGGCGGGTTCGCGGCGGACACCTGCACGGACCACTACGTCAAACTCCTGTTCCCGGCCGGGGGCGCCGTCTACCCCGAGCCCTTCGACATGGAGCGCATCCGCGCCGAGTTCCCCCGCGACCAGTGGCCGGTGACCCGCACCTACACCGTCCGGGACTGGAACGCCGAGCAGCGCGAGATGACCCTCGACTTCGTCATCCACGGCGACGAGGGCCTCGCCGGACCGTGGGCGCAGCGCGTCAAGCCCGGCGAAACGGTCCTGTTCATGGGCCCCGGCGGCGCCTACACCCCCGCACCCGACGCCGACTGGCACCTCCTCGTCGGCGACGAGAGCGCCCTGCCCGCCATCGCCCGCTCCCTCGAAGCGCTGCCCGCCGGCGCACGGGCCCACGCGTTCGTCGAGGTCTCAGGACCCGAGGAGGAGCAGAAGATCGACTCCGACGTCGAGGTCACCTGGCTGCACCGCGGCGACCGCCCGGTCGGCGAGCCGCTCCTCGACGCCGTGCGGGCACTGGAATTCCCCGAGGGCCGGGTGCACGCGTTCGTGCACGGCGAGGCCCACTTCGTCAAAGAACTCCGCCACCTGCTGCGCGTCGAGAAGGCGTTGCCGCGCGAGGACCTGTCGATCTCCGGCTACTGGCGGCTCGGCCACAACGAGGACGGCTGGCAGGCCTCCAAGCGGGAGTGGAACGCGCGCATCGAGGTGGAGCAGGAGGGCGCGGCGCCCGCCGCGTGA
- a CDS encoding RluA family pseudouridine synthase: MTRSRRVPPAPLPQREGVDPVRVRLPGDGAWATVREHLTHRLSADAAVIAEMFEQGRIVAADGRPVASDAPYVPGMFVWFHRDLPTEVPVPFAIEIVHRDDHLVVADKPHFLATVPRGSHVTETALARLRRDLGLPALGAAHRLDRLTAGLVLFTVRPEERGAYQSLFADRRVRKEYEAIAPHDPGLALPRTVRSRIVKERGVLAAYETDGEPNAVTRVELAEHRRADGLGRYRLTPTTGQTHQLRVHMNALGVPLLGDPLYPVVTGPVPPGDFRRPLQLLARTLEFTDPITRTEHRFRSTRTLDAWSSYPRWAGQ; the protein is encoded by the coding sequence ATGACCCGCAGCCGCCGTGTGCCGCCCGCTCCCCTGCCCCAGCGCGAGGGCGTCGACCCGGTACGGGTGCGCCTGCCGGGCGACGGCGCCTGGGCCACCGTCCGGGAGCACCTGACCCATCGGCTGTCGGCGGATGCGGCCGTCATCGCGGAGATGTTCGAGCAGGGGCGGATCGTCGCGGCGGACGGGCGGCCCGTGGCCTCCGACGCCCCCTATGTGCCCGGCATGTTCGTGTGGTTCCACCGCGATCTGCCCACCGAGGTGCCCGTCCCCTTCGCCATCGAGATCGTCCACCGCGACGACCACCTCGTCGTCGCCGACAAACCGCACTTCCTGGCCACCGTCCCGCGCGGCAGCCATGTCACCGAGACCGCCCTGGCCCGGCTGCGCCGCGACCTCGGCCTGCCGGCGCTGGGCGCCGCGCACCGCCTCGACCGGCTCACCGCGGGACTGGTCCTGTTCACGGTTCGGCCCGAGGAACGCGGCGCGTACCAGTCGCTCTTCGCCGACCGGCGGGTGCGCAAGGAGTACGAGGCGATCGCACCCCACGATCCGGGGCTCGCGCTGCCCAGGACCGTGCGCAGCAGGATCGTGAAGGAGCGCGGGGTGCTCGCCGCCTACGAGACGGACGGCGAGCCCAACGCGGTGACCCGGGTCGAACTCGCCGAGCACCGGCGGGCGGACGGGCTCGGCCGCTACCGCCTGACCCCGACGACCGGCCAGACCCACCAGCTGCGCGTCCATATGAACGCCCTCGGTGTGCCCCTCCTCGGTGACCCGCTGTACCCCGTGGTCACCGGCCCCGTACCGCCCGGCGACTTCCGGCGTCCGCTCCAACTGCTGGCACGGACACTGGAGTTCACCGACCCCATCACCCGGACCGAGCACCGCTTCCGCAGCACCCGCACGCTCGACGCCTGGTCGTCGTACCCGCGCTGGGCCGGTCAGTAG
- a CDS encoding cytochrome P450, whose protein sequence is MTSEHTSPTGTDDLALAPPPGCPAHGTGPGGLHRLYGPEAEDLDALYERLREEHGPVAPALLHDDVPAWVVLGHAENLHMVRTPSQFTRDSRIWGPLLDGTVKPDHPLMPHIAWEPICSHAEGDEHLRLRGAVTGAIATIDHRGIRRYINRATQRLVNAFCKRGTADLVGEFAEHLPMAVLCEILGMPEEYNDRIVEAARDMLKGTETAIASQGYVLDALQRLTARRRAHPEEDFASRLVTDPAALTDDEVTKHLWLVLMAAYEATVNLLANVLRVVLTEPGFRAQLSGGQMTVPEAVEQSLWDEPPFSTIFAYFAKHDTELGGQRISKGDGLLLGIAPGNVDPRVRPDLDAGMQGNRSHLAFGGGAHECPGQDIARGIAGTGVDALLMRLPDVQLAVPEDELRWTQSIASRHLVELPVFFAPKPEQDVLARPSQKPLPAPRATWQVGVPAAARPRPPAEPPEPVVPPREPAPEPQPRLGLWQRLVGWWRGY, encoded by the coding sequence GTGACGTCTGAACACACCTCCCCGACCGGAACGGACGACCTCGCGCTCGCCCCGCCGCCCGGCTGCCCCGCCCACGGCACGGGCCCCGGCGGGCTGCACCGGCTCTACGGGCCCGAGGCGGAGGACCTGGACGCCCTGTACGAGCGGCTGCGCGAGGAGCACGGCCCGGTGGCGCCCGCGCTGCTCCACGACGATGTGCCGGCCTGGGTGGTCCTCGGTCACGCCGAGAACCTCCACATGGTGCGCACGCCCTCGCAGTTCACCCGCGACAGCCGGATCTGGGGTCCGCTCCTCGACGGCACGGTCAAGCCCGACCACCCGCTGATGCCGCACATCGCGTGGGAGCCCATCTGCTCGCACGCCGAGGGCGACGAGCATCTGCGGCTGCGGGGCGCGGTCACCGGTGCCATCGCGACCATCGACCACCGCGGTATCCGCCGGTACATCAACCGCGCCACCCAGCGCCTGGTCAACGCGTTCTGCAAGCGGGGCACCGCCGATCTGGTCGGTGAGTTCGCCGAGCATCTGCCGATGGCCGTGCTGTGCGAGATCCTCGGCATGCCCGAGGAGTACAACGACCGGATCGTGGAGGCCGCCCGCGACATGCTCAAGGGCACCGAGACGGCGATCGCCAGCCAGGGCTATGTGCTGGACGCCCTGCAACGGCTCACCGCCCGGCGCCGTGCGCACCCCGAGGAGGACTTCGCGAGCCGGCTCGTCACCGACCCGGCGGCCCTCACCGACGACGAGGTCACCAAGCACCTCTGGCTGGTGCTGATGGCCGCCTACGAGGCCACCGTCAACCTGCTCGCGAACGTCCTGCGGGTGGTCCTCACCGAGCCCGGGTTCCGCGCGCAGCTCAGCGGCGGCCAGATGACGGTGCCCGAGGCGGTCGAGCAGTCGCTGTGGGACGAGCCGCCGTTCAGCACGATCTTCGCCTACTTCGCCAAGCACGACACCGAGTTGGGCGGTCAGCGGATCAGCAAGGGTGACGGGCTGCTCCTGGGGATCGCTCCCGGCAACGTCGATCCGCGGGTCAGGCCCGACCTCGACGCCGGTATGCAGGGCAACCGTTCGCATCTCGCGTTCGGTGGCGGGGCGCACGAGTGCCCGGGGCAGGACATCGCCCGCGGGATCGCCGGCACCGGGGTGGACGCGCTGCTGATGCGGCTGCCCGATGTGCAACTCGCCGTCCCGGAGGACGAGTTGCGGTGGACGCAGTCGATCGCCTCCCGGCACCTGGTGGAGCTGCCGGTGTTCTTCGCGCCGAAACCGGAGCAGGACGTCCTGGCCAGGCCGAGCCAGAAGCCGCTGCCCGCGCCGCGCGCCACCTGGCAGGTCGGGGTGCCTGCCGCCGCGCGGCCCCGCCCGCCGGCCGAACCGCCCGAGCCCGTCGTCCCGCCGCGGGAGCCGGCGCCCGAGCCGCAGCCGCGACTCGGGCTCTGGCAGCGGCTCGTGGGCTGGTGGCGCGGCTACTGA
- a CDS encoding GTP-binding protein, which yields MDFNGSDTLHGPRTPDRLPHTAEAAAKIVIVGGFGVGKTTMVGAVSEIRPLTTEETMTQAGLGIDDDYGSETKTATTVAMDFGRISITEQLVLYLFGTPGQERFWFLWNGLFEGALGAVVLIDTRRLEVSFDVMGRLEERGVPFVVAVNSFPDAPRYPVEDLRRALDLAEEIPIVECDARRRASSRDVLLTLTRFLHSLALTGALT from the coding sequence ATGGACTTCAACGGCTCTGACACCCTCCACGGACCGCGCACCCCGGACCGGCTGCCGCACACCGCGGAGGCCGCCGCGAAGATCGTCATCGTGGGCGGGTTCGGCGTGGGCAAGACCACCATGGTCGGCGCGGTCAGCGAGATCAGGCCGCTGACCACCGAGGAGACCATGACGCAGGCCGGTCTCGGCATCGACGACGACTACGGCTCGGAGACGAAGACCGCCACCACCGTGGCCATGGACTTCGGCCGCATCAGCATCACCGAGCAACTCGTCCTCTACCTCTTCGGCACCCCGGGCCAGGAGCGCTTCTGGTTCCTGTGGAACGGCCTGTTCGAGGGCGCCCTCGGCGCGGTCGTGCTGATCGACACCCGGCGTCTCGAAGTCAGCTTCGACGTCATGGGGCGCCTGGAGGAACGCGGGGTGCCGTTCGTCGTCGCCGTCAACTCCTTCCCCGACGCGCCCCGTTACCCCGTCGAGGATCTGCGCAGGGCGCTCGACCTGGCCGAGGAGATCCCGATCGTGGAGTGCGACGCGCGCCGCCGGGCATCGAGCCGGGACGTCCTGCTGACCCTGACGCGGTTCCTGCACTCGCTCGCCCTGACCGGCGCGCTCACCTGA
- a CDS encoding DUF742 domain-containing protein gives MTPPRRQRRHPVPKPPPSAAAEGEGKIPERLYVVAGPAGDRADLDLVTLIVANGRPSPSATPEESTVIRLCAAPLSVAELSAYLSLPYSSVTVLLTELLMAELVQARSPIVRQALPDRSLLEAVMHGLQRL, from the coding sequence ATGACTCCTCCGCGACGCCAGCGGCGACACCCGGTGCCGAAGCCGCCGCCCTCGGCCGCCGCGGAGGGCGAGGGGAAGATCCCGGAGCGGCTGTACGTGGTGGCGGGCCCTGCGGGTGACCGCGCCGACCTCGACCTGGTCACCCTGATCGTGGCCAACGGCAGGCCGTCGCCCTCGGCCACCCCGGAGGAGTCCACGGTGATACGGCTCTGCGCGGCTCCCCTCTCGGTGGCGGAGCTCTCCGCGTACCTCAGCCTGCCGTACAGCTCGGTGACCGTCCTGCTGACCGAGCTGCTCATGGCCGAACTGGTGCAGGCGCGCTCCCCGATCGTCCGGCAGGCGCTCCCCGACCGTTCCCTCCTCGAAGCGGTGATGCATGGACTTCAACGGCTCTGA
- a CDS encoding roadblock/LC7 domain-containing protein, which yields MIQQRANFDWMLKDLADGVPGIEMIVVLSADGLRIARFGGDPDAADRVAAACAGLQSLAGAVAQEIPGSDGRMKMVVIEINGGYFYLMAAGANAYLAVLSDMVAEPGLMSNRMRDLVIRIGAHLTSPPRRNGQTV from the coding sequence GTGATCCAGCAGCGAGCCAACTTCGACTGGATGCTCAAGGATCTCGCCGATGGCGTACCGGGCATCGAGATGATCGTGGTGCTCTCCGCCGACGGCCTGCGGATCGCCCGCTTCGGCGGCGACCCCGACGCCGCCGACCGGGTCGCCGCGGCCTGCGCGGGCCTGCAGAGCCTCGCGGGAGCCGTCGCCCAGGAGATCCCGGGCAGCGACGGCCGGATGAAGATGGTCGTCATCGAGATCAACGGCGGCTACTTCTACCTGATGGCCGCGGGCGCCAACGCCTACCTCGCGGTCCTGTCCGACATGGTCGCCGAGCCCGGTCTGATGAGCAACCGCATGCGTGACCTCGTCATCCGGATCGGGGCCCATCTGACCAGCCCGCCCAGGCGCAACGGGCAGACCGTATGA
- a CDS encoding sensor histidine kinase — protein MVSVQTPPVHRELPYARVLLLPAILMAAATGGAVAAVAEPARAAVGWCGAVATLLVIATAAEAVRRGRAQRAWRAESDRHTARLERRIASHEEDMLRFAREITPAALDRLHCGDSPAEVIRRIGEIDPSYRDLPEAQLRLLRTVLVTIDREEALRDSSQRSFVDIARRVQAIVHQQAKELREMEEDHGRNPEVFDDLLRLDHGTALIGRLADSISVLGGGRPGRQWPQPVPLYSVLRGAMSRILEYRRISLDVIAKVNIDGVSVEPVIHACAELLDNATRYSPPQTKVHVTATEVQTGVAIEIEDAGVSLSDEARARAEGMLERAMAGGDLQDLGESPRLGLAVVGRLCKTYDMQISLRTSAYGGVRAVLIVPRAMMTDGPAPGVAHGVGVTALPKAELGALEGPKRPPKKRRPTSPRIPAGVSMVDEVPEVTEWTAGGLPQRRSRVKTPLSRRLAEQAAMDQAEREVLEAHSRSAWGSPPPAAPGADEPQPGLWVDSFMSGLKGDQDPAVLTQPKTEPARAEADDERDRT, from the coding sequence ATGGTGAGTGTTCAAACCCCTCCCGTGCACCGCGAACTCCCTTATGCGCGCGTGCTGCTGCTGCCCGCCATACTGATGGCCGCGGCGACCGGAGGCGCCGTCGCCGCGGTGGCGGAACCGGCCAGGGCGGCCGTCGGCTGGTGCGGCGCCGTCGCCACCCTTCTGGTGATCGCCACCGCCGCCGAGGCGGTACGCCGCGGCCGGGCCCAGCGCGCGTGGCGTGCCGAGAGCGACCGTCACACCGCGCGACTGGAACGGCGGATCGCCTCCCACGAGGAGGACATGCTCCGCTTCGCCCGCGAGATCACGCCCGCCGCGCTCGACCGGCTGCACTGCGGAGATTCCCCCGCAGAGGTGATCCGCCGCATCGGTGAGATCGACCCGTCCTACCGGGACCTCCCCGAGGCGCAGTTGCGGCTGCTGAGGACCGTCCTCGTCACCATCGACCGGGAGGAGGCCCTGCGGGACTCCTCGCAGCGCTCCTTCGTCGACATCGCCCGCCGCGTCCAGGCGATCGTCCACCAACAGGCCAAGGAGCTGCGGGAGATGGAGGAGGACCACGGGCGCAACCCCGAGGTCTTCGACGACCTGCTCCGCCTCGACCACGGCACCGCCCTGATCGGCCGTCTCGCCGACTCCATCTCCGTCCTCGGCGGCGGGCGCCCAGGACGCCAGTGGCCGCAGCCCGTCCCCCTGTACAGCGTGTTGCGCGGTGCGATGTCCCGCATCCTGGAGTACCGGCGCATCTCGCTCGACGTCATCGCCAAGGTCAACATCGACGGCGTCTCCGTCGAGCCCGTCATCCACGCCTGCGCCGAACTCCTCGACAACGCCACCCGCTACTCGCCCCCGCAGACCAAGGTGCATGTCACCGCCACCGAGGTGCAGACCGGCGTCGCCATCGAGATCGAGGACGCCGGTGTCAGCCTCAGCGACGAGGCCCGCGCCCGCGCCGAAGGCATGCTGGAGCGTGCCATGGCCGGCGGCGACCTCCAGGACCTCGGTGAGTCGCCGCGCCTGGGCCTCGCCGTCGTGGGCCGGTTGTGCAAGACGTACGACATGCAGATCTCGCTGCGCACCTCCGCGTACGGCGGGGTCCGGGCGGTGCTGATCGTGCCGCGCGCGATGATGACCGACGGTCCCGCGCCCGGCGTCGCCCACGGGGTGGGGGTCACCGCGCTGCCCAAGGCCGAACTCGGCGCGCTCGAAGGCCCCAAGCGGCCCCCGAAGAAGCGGCGCCCGACCAGCCCGCGGATCCCGGCCGGCGTCTCGATGGTGGACGAGGTCCCGGAGGTCACCGAGTGGACGGCGGGCGGGCTGCCGCAGCGCCGCAGCCGGGTCAAGACGCCGCTCAGCAGGCGGCTCGCCGAGCAGGCCGCGATGGACCAGGCCGAGCGGGAGGTCCTGGAGGCGCACTCCCGGTCCGCCTGGGGATCGCCGCCGCCCGCCGCGCCCGGCGCCGACGAGCCGCAACCCGGCCTCTGGGTCGACTCGTTCATGAGCGGTCTCAAGGGCGACCAGGACCCCGCCGTTCTCACCCAGCCGAAGACCGAGCCGGCCCGTGCCGAGGCCGACGACGAGAGGGACCGCACGTGA
- a CDS encoding DEAD/DEAH box helicase, which translates to MIVLLSVRPGTLESTMTEDLSPAERYAASRRRAVEQATALAAFREMYDFDLDPFQIEACRALEAGKGVLVAAPTGSGKTIVGEFAVHLALGQGKKCFYTTPIKALSNQKYADLCRRYGADKVGLLTGDNSVNSDAPVVVMTTEVLRNMLYAGSQTLLGLGHVVMDEVHYLSDRFRGAVWEEVIIHLPESVTLVSLSATVSNAEEFGDWLDTVRGDTEVIVSEHRPVPLFQHVLAGRRMYDLFEEGEGQKKAVNPDLTRLARMEAGRTAFQDRRRGKAMREADRERERRQRSRVWTPGRPEVIERLDAEGLLPAITFIFSRAACEAAVQQCLYAGLRLNDDDARERVRALVEERTASIPHEDLHVLGYYEWLEGLERGIAAHHAGMLPTFKEVVEELFLRGLVKAVFATETLALGINMPARSVVLEKLVKWNGEQHADITPGEYTQLTGRAGRRGIDVEGHAVVLWQRGLSPEHLAGLAGTRTYPLRSSFKPSYNMAVNLVEGFGRHRSRELLETSFAQFQADRSVVGISRQVQRNEEGLDGYKDSMTCHLGDFEEYARLRRELKDRETELARQGANQRRAEAAVALEKLKPGDVIHVPTGKYAGLALVLDPGLPAGRSNGHRGFEQHDGPRPLVLTAERQVKRLATMDFPVPVEALDRMRIPKTFNPRSPQSRRDLASALRTKAGHIPPERARKQRSQAADDREIARLRTAIRAHPCHGCNDREDHARWAERYHRLLRDTSQLERRIEGRTNTIARTFDRIVALLTELDYLRGDEVTEHGKRLARLYGELDLLASECLRAGVWEGLGPAELAACVSALVYEARVSDDAMAPKLPAGNAKAALGEMVRIWGRLDALEEDFRISQTEGVGQREPDLGFAWAVYMWASGKGLDEVLREAEMPAGDFVRWCKQVIDVLGQIAAAAPTEGSTVGKAARRAVDQVLRGVVAYSSVQ; encoded by the coding sequence ATGATCGTCCTGTTGTCAGTGCGGCCCGGTACGCTCGAAAGCACGATGACAGAGGATCTCTCACCTGCCGAGCGTTACGCGGCGTCCCGCAGGCGCGCTGTCGAGCAGGCCACCGCGCTCGCCGCCTTCCGCGAGATGTACGACTTCGACCTCGATCCCTTCCAGATCGAGGCCTGCCGGGCCCTGGAGGCGGGCAAGGGTGTGCTGGTCGCGGCGCCCACCGGCTCAGGCAAGACGATCGTGGGCGAGTTCGCCGTCCACCTCGCTCTCGGCCAGGGCAAGAAGTGCTTCTACACGACGCCCATCAAGGCGCTGTCGAACCAGAAGTACGCGGACCTGTGTCGCCGTTACGGCGCCGACAAGGTGGGTCTGCTGACCGGTGACAACAGCGTCAACTCCGACGCCCCGGTGGTCGTGATGACCACCGAGGTGCTGCGGAACATGCTGTACGCGGGGTCGCAGACGCTCCTGGGCCTCGGCCATGTGGTCATGGACGAGGTGCACTACCTCTCCGACCGCTTCCGCGGTGCCGTCTGGGAGGAGGTCATCATCCATCTGCCGGAGTCGGTGACGCTGGTCTCCCTGTCGGCGACGGTCTCCAACGCGGAGGAGTTCGGCGACTGGCTGGACACCGTCCGCGGCGACACCGAGGTGATCGTCTCCGAGCACCGGCCCGTGCCGCTGTTCCAGCACGTGCTCGCCGGGCGGCGGATGTACGACCTGTTCGAGGAGGGCGAGGGCCAGAAGAAGGCCGTCAACCCCGACCTCACCCGGCTGGCGCGGATGGAGGCGGGCCGTACCGCCTTCCAGGACCGCAGGCGCGGCAAGGCGATGCGTGAGGCCGACCGGGAGCGGGAGCGCCGGCAGCGTTCCCGGGTGTGGACGCCGGGACGCCCCGAGGTCATCGAGCGCCTCGACGCCGAGGGGTTGCTGCCCGCCATCACCTTCATCTTCAGCCGCGCCGCCTGCGAGGCCGCCGTCCAGCAGTGTCTGTACGCGGGCCTGCGGCTCAACGACGACGACGCGCGGGAGAGGGTGCGGGCGCTCGTCGAGGAGCGCACCGCGTCCATCCCGCACGAGGACCTGCACGTCCTGGGCTACTACGAGTGGCTCGAGGGCCTGGAGCGCGGGATCGCCGCCCACCACGCGGGCATGCTGCCGACGTTCAAGGAGGTCGTCGAGGAGCTTTTCCTGCGCGGTCTGGTCAAGGCCGTGTTCGCGACCGAGACGCTGGCCCTCGGCATCAACATGCCCGCCCGTTCGGTGGTGCTGGAGAAGCTCGTCAAGTGGAACGGCGAGCAGCACGCCGACATCACCCCCGGCGAGTACACGCAGCTGACCGGCCGGGCCGGGCGCCGCGGTATCGACGTCGAGGGGCACGCGGTCGTGCTGTGGCAGCGGGGCCTCAGCCCCGAGCACCTCGCGGGTCTCGCCGGTACCCGTACCTATCCGCTGCGTTCCAGCTTCAAGCCGTCGTACAACATGGCGGTCAATCTGGTCGAGGGGTTCGGGCGGCACCGTTCGCGTGAGCTGCTGGAGACGTCGTTCGCGCAGTTCCAGGCCGACCGGTCGGTGGTCGGGATCTCCCGGCAGGTGCAGCGCAACGAAGAGGGCCTGGACGGCTACAAGGACTCCATGACCTGCCACCTCGGCGACTTCGAGGAGTACGCGCGGCTGCGCAGGGAGCTGAAGGACCGGGAGACGGAGCTGGCCAGGCAGGGCGCCAACCAGCGGCGCGCGGAGGCCGCCGTCGCCCTGGAGAAGCTCAAGCCGGGTGACGTCATCCATGTCCCGACGGGCAAGTACGCGGGCCTGGCCCTGGTCCTCGACCCGGGGCTGCCCGCCGGGCGGTCCAACGGCCACCGCGGGTTCGAGCAGCACGACGGGCCGCGTCCGCTGGTGCTCACCGCCGAACGGCAGGTCAAGCGGCTCGCGACGATGGACTTCCCGGTGCCCGTCGAGGCGTTGGACCGGATGCGCATCCCGAAGACGTTCAACCCGCGTTCCCCGCAGTCCCGTCGCGATCTCGCCTCCGCGCTGCGCACCAAGGCCGGGCACATCCCGCCGGAGCGGGCCCGCAAGCAGCGCTCGCAGGCCGCCGACGACCGGGAGATCGCACGGCTGCGCACGGCGATCCGCGCCCACCCCTGCCACGGCTGCAACGACCGTGAGGACCACGCCCGTTGGGCCGAGCGCTACCACCGGCTGCTGCGGGACACCTCGCAGCTTGAGCGGCGCATCGAGGGCCGCACCAACACCATCGCGCGGACCTTCGACCGGATCGTGGCGCTCCTGACCGAGCTGGACTATCTGCGGGGCGACGAGGTCACCGAGCACGGCAAGCGGCTGGCCCGGCTCTACGGCGAACTCGACCTGCTCGCCAGCGAATGCCTGCGGGCGGGCGTGTGGGAGGGGCTCGGCCCCGCCGAACTCGCCGCGTGCGTCTCGGCGTTGGTGTACGAGGCGCGGGTCAGCGACGACGCGATGGCGCCGAAGCTGCCGGCCGGGAACGCGAAGGCCGCGCTCGGTGAGATGGTGCGGATCTGGGGACGGCTCGACGCCCTTGAGGAGGACTTCCGGATCTCCCAGACCGAGGGGGTCGGGCAGCGTGAGCCGGACCTCGGGTTCGCCTGGGCCGTGTACATGTGGGCCTCGGGGAAGGGGCTCGACGAGGTGCTGCGGGAGGCGGAGATGCCCGCGGGGGACTTCGTGCGCTGGTGCAAGCAGGTGATCGACGTCCTGGGCCAGATCGCGGCGGCCGCTCCCACGGAGGGCTCCACGGTCGGCAAGGCGGCGCGCAGGGCCGTGGACCAGGTGCTGCGCGGGGTGGTCGCGTACTCGTCCGTGCAGTGA